A region of Pseudoalteromonas aliena SW19 DNA encodes the following proteins:
- a CDS encoding MmcQ/YjbR family DNA-binding protein → MDQIRVHEYLIKKPLVQVTKPFAQEVDVYKVNHKMFATLAVGNDGETNDNGDPIWWLNLKCDPDEALSLRDIFPAVIPGYHMNKRLWNTVILDGSIPQGEIERMIDNSFDLVVQNMPEKDRNAIAIHL, encoded by the coding sequence ATGGACCAAATAAGAGTACATGAGTATTTAATTAAAAAGCCACTTGTTCAAGTTACAAAACCATTTGCTCAAGAGGTTGACGTTTATAAAGTGAATCATAAAATGTTTGCCACCCTTGCCGTTGGCAACGATGGCGAAACGAATGACAATGGAGACCCTATTTGGTGGCTTAATTTAAAATGTGATCCCGATGAAGCACTTTCATTACGTGACATTTTTCCTGCGGTGATCCCAGGCTATCACATGAACAAACGCTTATGGAATACGGTTATTTTAGATGGCTCAATTCCTCAAGGTGAAATTGAACGTATGATTGATAATTCGTTTGATTTAGTTGTGCAGAATATGCCGGAGAAAGATCGCAACGCAATCGCAATCCATTTATAA
- a CDS encoding GNAT family N-acetyltransferase, which produces MQLFTERLSMRQITQADWPLFLELHQEPDVLLYCFDKPKDAFVKHRFEQRLPTWDPNSRHPLCFVVINNETQQVIGVTGFTYDGTTAELGYLFLPKYFAKGYATESLKAVIEWAQKACGIKQFKAVVTRGNVGSENVLSKCGLTLTDTILQAHTIANKLYDDLIYTLNI; this is translated from the coding sequence ATGCAGTTATTTACAGAAAGACTCAGTATGCGGCAAATCACGCAAGCTGATTGGCCTCTTTTTTTAGAGCTTCATCAAGAGCCTGACGTGCTTTTATATTGTTTTGATAAGCCAAAAGACGCATTTGTGAAGCACCGATTTGAGCAACGCTTACCGACGTGGGATCCAAATTCGCGCCATCCGTTATGTTTTGTTGTTATAAATAATGAAACGCAGCAAGTGATAGGTGTTACTGGTTTTACTTATGATGGAACAACTGCGGAGCTAGGGTATTTATTCTTGCCAAAATACTTCGCTAAAGGGTATGCAACAGAGTCGTTAAAAGCAGTCATTGAATGGGCACAAAAAGCGTGTGGTATTAAACAGTTTAAAGCCGTGGTAACTCGGGGAAATGTAGGATCAGAAAATGTATTAAGTAAATGCGGACTCACATTGACTGATACAATTTTGCAAGCACACACAATTGCTAATAAATTATATGATGACCTTATTTATACGCTTAATATATAA
- the fadJ gene encoding fatty acid oxidation complex subunit alpha FadJ, giving the protein MTDSVFNLTVDENKIAVVTIDVPGEKMNTLRDSFADDLKALLAQAKEHAVKGMVFISGKSDNFIAGADVKMLDSVQKREDALAISELCHQAFFDMTKLPYTTVSAIHGAALGGGLEFALACDYRVGSDSDITKIGLPEVQLGLLPGGGGTQRLTKIVGIQKALEWMLTGKQIRPKQAKKAGVLDDCVPHSVLLNVAKEFAAKKKPQAKEPKLDKISQLLESNPFGRNFIFKKAKENVLKKTGGHYPAPLAIIKAVRASVELDELKAYKTEAEGFATLVMSDESKALRGIFFATTEMKKEWRNDDAPAITKTAVLGGGLMGAGIAHVSAVKAKVPVRIKDVAEQGISNAMNYTYKILDKRLKRRIMSKSDMQLTMNRITGTTDYSGFKHIDLVIEAVFEDLELKQGMVADVEQQCQANTIFASNTSSLPISQIAAQATRPENVIGLHYFSPVEKMPLVEIIPHEGTSQETIARVVNFARKQGKTPIVVKDMAGFYVNRILAPYLNEAANLMLAGEPIEKIDAALVEFGFPVGPLALLDEVGIDIGSKIAPILEKELGERFKGPDAFTRMIDSKRLGRKTGRGFYEYDKKGKKVDESVYELLGVTPTPRLNKSEIAKRCVAQMLNEAVRCLDDGIIASPRDGDIGAIFGIGFPPFLGGPFSYMDKLGASKISSEMSTLANSNVIFEPCESLVAMAASGATFYGDKPAEAALIETADVESEESSQEQATTAEDVKGDTK; this is encoded by the coding sequence ATGACTGATTCAGTATTTAATTTAACGGTAGATGAAAATAAAATCGCCGTAGTGACCATTGATGTGCCGGGTGAGAAAATGAACACCTTGCGCGATTCGTTTGCGGATGACTTAAAAGCGTTATTGGCTCAAGCTAAAGAACATGCTGTAAAAGGCATGGTATTTATTAGCGGTAAAAGTGATAACTTTATCGCCGGTGCCGATGTAAAAATGCTCGACAGCGTACAAAAACGTGAAGATGCGCTAGCAATTAGCGAGCTGTGCCATCAAGCGTTTTTTGATATGACAAAACTGCCTTATACCACAGTTAGTGCCATTCATGGTGCTGCACTTGGTGGCGGTTTAGAGTTTGCTTTAGCCTGTGATTACCGCGTAGGCTCAGATAGCGATATTACAAAAATTGGTTTACCAGAAGTGCAACTTGGCCTATTGCCTGGTGGCGGTGGTACGCAGCGTTTAACTAAAATTGTTGGCATTCAAAAAGCACTTGAATGGATGCTTACAGGTAAGCAAATTCGTCCTAAGCAAGCTAAAAAAGCAGGCGTACTTGATGATTGTGTACCGCACAGTGTACTTTTAAACGTAGCAAAAGAATTTGCCGCCAAGAAAAAGCCACAAGCTAAAGAGCCTAAGCTGGATAAAATTAGTCAACTGCTAGAGTCAAACCCGTTTGGTCGTAACTTTATCTTTAAAAAAGCGAAAGAAAACGTACTGAAAAAAACCGGTGGGCATTACCCAGCGCCGCTAGCGATTATTAAAGCGGTACGTGCAAGCGTAGAGCTTGATGAGCTAAAAGCGTACAAAACCGAAGCCGAAGGCTTTGCCACACTGGTAATGAGTGACGAATCTAAAGCGCTTCGTGGTATTTTCTTTGCCACCACGGAAATGAAAAAAGAGTGGCGCAATGATGATGCACCGGCCATTACTAAAACAGCCGTACTAGGCGGTGGTTTAATGGGCGCAGGTATTGCACATGTAAGTGCAGTAAAAGCAAAAGTACCAGTACGCATTAAAGATGTAGCAGAGCAAGGCATTAGCAATGCCATGAACTACACCTATAAAATTTTAGATAAGCGCCTTAAACGCCGTATTATGTCTAAATCAGACATGCAGTTAACAATGAACCGTATTACTGGTACAACTGATTACAGCGGCTTTAAGCACATTGATTTAGTGATTGAAGCGGTTTTTGAAGATTTAGAACTAAAGCAAGGTATGGTTGCTGATGTAGAGCAGCAATGCCAAGCAAACACTATTTTTGCAAGTAATACGTCATCACTGCCTATTTCGCAAATTGCAGCGCAGGCAACGCGTCCTGAAAATGTAATTGGCCTGCATTACTTCTCGCCAGTTGAGAAAATGCCGTTAGTGGAAATTATCCCACACGAAGGCACTTCACAAGAAACCATTGCTCGCGTGGTAAATTTTGCACGTAAGCAAGGTAAAACGCCAATTGTGGTAAAAGACATGGCTGGTTTTTATGTGAACCGTATATTAGCGCCTTATCTTAACGAAGCCGCTAACTTAATGCTTGCAGGCGAGCCAATTGAAAAAATTGATGCAGCCCTTGTCGAGTTCGGTTTTCCGGTAGGGCCGTTGGCACTGCTTGATGAAGTAGGTATTGATATTGGATCCAAAATTGCCCCAATTCTTGAAAAAGAACTCGGTGAGCGTTTTAAAGGCCCAGATGCATTTACCCGTATGATTGACTCAAAACGCCTAGGCCGCAAAACGGGTCGTGGTTTTTACGAATACGATAAAAAAGGCAAAAAGGTTGATGAGTCAGTTTATGAGCTACTGGGTGTTACGCCAACACCGCGTTTAAACAAAAGTGAAATTGCTAAGCGTTGTGTAGCACAAATGCTTAACGAAGCTGTACGTTGTTTAGATGATGGCATAATTGCAAGCCCACGTGATGGCGATATTGGTGCTATTTTTGGCATTGGTTTCCCTCCGTTCTTAGGGGGCCCATTTAGCTATATGGACAAACTAGGCGCTAGCAAAATAAGCTCTGAAATGTCTACACTGGCTAACAGCAATGTTATTTTTGAACCATGTGAATCACTCGTAGCAATGGCTGCCTCAGGCGCAACGTTTTATGGTGATAAACCAGCAGAAGCTGCGTTGATTGAAACAGCCGATGTTGAGTCTGAAGAGTCTTCACAAGAGCAAGCCACTACAGCTGAAGATGTTAAAGGCGACACTAAATAA
- the fadI gene encoding acetyl-CoA C-acyltransferase FadI, producing MSEQNILKTPKGDRIAIVSGLRTPFAKQATAFHHISALDMGKLVVNEMLERLNFDKSEIDQLVFGQVIQMPEAPNIAREIVLGTGMPVSVDAYSVSRACATSFQAIANVAESIMAGSVSVGIAGGADSSSVLPIGVSKKLAGSLVDLNKARTLGQRLKIFSKLRLKDLLPVPPAVAEYSTGLSMGQTAEQMAKTHNISREDQDALAHRSHTLATQAWADGKLKDEVMTAHLPPYKGFISEDNNIRKNSTVEGYAKLKPVFDRQHGSVTAANATPLTDGAAAVLMMSESKAKALGYEILGYVRSFAFSAIGVEKDMLMGPAHSTPIALDRAGITLADLDLIEMHEAFASQTLANMKMFASDKFAQEHLGRSKAIGEINMDKFNVNGGSLAYGHPFAATGARLITQSLYELKRRGGGLALTTACAAGGLGAAFVLESA from the coding sequence ATGTCTGAACAAAATATACTAAAAACACCAAAGGGCGATCGTATTGCCATTGTTAGCGGCTTACGTACACCTTTTGCTAAGCAAGCAACTGCATTTCATCATATATCTGCACTTGATATGGGTAAGTTAGTCGTAAACGAGATGCTTGAACGACTAAATTTTGATAAATCAGAAATCGATCAACTGGTATTTGGACAAGTAATACAAATGCCAGAAGCACCTAATATTGCCCGTGAAATTGTATTGGGTACAGGTATGCCTGTATCAGTTGATGCATATTCGGTATCGCGTGCTTGTGCTACTAGTTTTCAGGCAATTGCCAATGTAGCTGAATCTATTATGGCAGGCTCTGTAAGTGTAGGTATTGCAGGTGGCGCAGATTCATCATCGGTACTTCCTATTGGTGTTAGTAAAAAGTTAGCAGGCAGCTTAGTTGATTTAAACAAAGCCCGCACGCTTGGTCAGCGTTTAAAAATATTCTCAAAACTGCGTTTGAAAGATTTACTACCTGTACCGCCAGCGGTTGCAGAGTACTCAACAGGCCTTTCAATGGGGCAAACTGCTGAGCAAATGGCTAAAACGCACAATATTAGTCGTGAAGATCAAGATGCACTCGCGCATCGCTCTCATACGCTTGCAACTCAAGCCTGGGCCGATGGCAAATTAAAAGATGAAGTAATGACGGCGCATTTACCGCCATACAAAGGCTTTATCTCAGAAGATAATAACATTCGTAAAAACTCAACGGTTGAAGGCTATGCAAAGCTTAAACCTGTTTTTGACCGCCAACATGGCTCAGTAACTGCTGCAAATGCAACCCCACTTACAGATGGTGCCGCAGCGGTACTGATGATGAGCGAAAGCAAAGCAAAAGCACTGGGTTACGAAATTTTAGGTTACGTACGTAGTTTTGCGTTTTCAGCCATTGGTGTTGAAAAAGACATGCTAATGGGTCCTGCTCATTCAACGCCTATCGCACTTGATAGAGCCGGCATTACCCTTGCTGATTTAGATTTAATTGAAATGCACGAAGCATTTGCATCACAAACACTTGCTAACATGAAAATGTTTGCGTCAGACAAATTTGCGCAAGAGCATTTAGGTCGTAGCAAAGCAATTGGCGAAATTAACATGGATAAGTTTAACGTTAATGGCGGCTCACTGGCATATGGTCATCCATTTGCAGCAACAGGTGCTCGCTTAATTACGCAAAGCTTATACGAGCTTAAACGTCGTGGTGGCGGTTTAGCATTAACAACAGCCTGTGCTGCTGGTGGTTTAGGTGCAGCCTTTGTATTGGAGAGCGCGTAA
- a CDS encoding AAA family ATPase yields MAANAFSQLKTYLDTQIIGQPELTQALLIAILADGHLLVEGPPGLAKTRAVNALAKGIEGSFQRVQFTPDLLPADVTGTDIYRQQTSEFVFEKGPLFHNLILADEINRAPAKVQSALLEAMAERQVTVGKNTYPLSELFLVMATQNPLEQEGTYPLPEAQLDRFLLHLSIGYPGAEHELDILRLTRGEALNEQQPVMQKISQSDLFAARKEILALYLAEPLEQYLVQLIIATREGAKLDAQLGSWIEFGASPRATIALDKCARAHAWLQGRDFVAPDDIQAVVHNVLRHRIILSYEAQADGITKDQVISRIVELVAVP; encoded by the coding sequence ATGGCAGCTAACGCATTTTCACAATTAAAAACGTATTTAGATACACAAATTATTGGCCAGCCAGAGCTTACTCAAGCACTACTTATTGCAATTTTAGCCGATGGTCACTTATTAGTAGAGGGCCCTCCAGGGCTTGCCAAAACACGTGCTGTAAATGCACTGGCAAAAGGCATTGAAGGCTCGTTCCAGCGTGTACAATTTACACCAGACTTATTACCTGCCGATGTCACAGGTACCGATATTTACCGTCAACAAACCAGTGAGTTTGTATTTGAAAAAGGCCCTCTTTTTCATAACCTTATTTTAGCCGACGAAATTAACCGTGCTCCAGCAAAAGTACAATCAGCATTATTAGAAGCAATGGCAGAGCGCCAAGTCACTGTAGGTAAAAATACTTACCCACTTAGCGAACTGTTTCTAGTTATGGCAACGCAAAATCCGCTAGAGCAAGAAGGCACATACCCGCTACCAGAAGCCCAGTTGGATCGCTTTTTACTGCACCTTAGTATTGGCTACCCTGGTGCAGAGCACGAACTAGATATACTGCGTTTAACGCGTGGCGAAGCGCTTAACGAGCAACAACCGGTAATGCAAAAAATTAGTCAAAGCGATTTATTTGCAGCTCGTAAAGAAATACTAGCCCTGTATTTAGCTGAGCCGCTTGAGCAATATTTAGTGCAACTCATTATTGCCACCCGTGAAGGCGCTAAATTAGACGCGCAACTTGGTAGCTGGATTGAATTTGGTGCAAGCCCACGTGCAACGATTGCACTTGATAAATGTGCTCGCGCCCACGCATGGTTACAAGGCCGTGATTTTGTAGCCCCTGATGATATTCAAGCGGTTGTGCATAACGTACTGCGTCATCGCATTATTTTAAGTTACGAAGCGCAAGCCGATGGCATTACTAAAGATCAGGTAATAAGCCGTATAGTTGAACTTGTAGCCGTACCATAA
- a CDS encoding DUF58 domain-containing protein: protein MQKQLESQAWLKQSHSHGVNLALKELMYYKAKAQLLELALKVKIKNTLTGQYLAPHKGRGMEFAEVRHYQQGDDIRSIDWRVTARTGETHTKLFQEEKERPVFVFTDFSNSMLFGSKLLLKSVQAAHISALVAWSACQRGDRIGGIVFNQHSHLELKPSAREKAVLKLCHNLCDSHQQALNNIDKAATNNFSDNLKRLNHLAKPGSLVYLVSDFNALDDASFKQLEILSRHCELIGCHISDPFEHQLPAFKQAVTVSANGQDFSLPLMDNSFRERFAKNAEHAFSTRLNRLTKSGLNLISFNAATPLELQLVRK from the coding sequence ATGCAAAAACAATTAGAATCCCAAGCATGGCTCAAACAGAGCCATAGCCACGGTGTTAATTTAGCACTTAAAGAGTTGATGTATTACAAAGCCAAAGCGCAATTGCTTGAGCTTGCCCTTAAGGTAAAAATAAAAAATACCTTAACAGGGCAATATCTTGCGCCGCACAAAGGCCGAGGAATGGAATTTGCCGAAGTGCGACATTATCAGCAAGGTGACGATATTCGATCGATTGATTGGCGAGTCACTGCCCGTACCGGCGAAACACACACAAAGCTCTTTCAAGAAGAAAAAGAACGCCCTGTGTTTGTGTTTACTGATTTTTCGAACTCAATGCTGTTTGGCTCAAAGTTACTGTTAAAGTCAGTGCAAGCAGCGCACATAAGTGCCCTTGTTGCGTGGTCGGCGTGCCAGCGCGGCGATAGAATTGGCGGTATTGTGTTTAATCAGCATTCGCATTTAGAGCTTAAACCCAGTGCTCGCGAAAAAGCAGTCCTTAAGCTTTGCCATAATTTATGCGACAGCCACCAGCAAGCGCTCAACAATATCGATAAGGCAGCCACTAACAACTTTAGCGATAATCTAAAGCGCCTTAATCATTTAGCAAAGCCCGGCAGCTTAGTGTATTTAGTCTCTGACTTTAATGCCTTGGACGATGCCAGCTTTAAGCAACTTGAAATATTAAGTCGTCACTGTGAGCTGATTGGTTGCCATATAAGCGATCCGTTTGAGCATCAGTTACCTGCGTTTAAGCAAGCTGTTACAGTTAGTGCAAATGGTCAAGATTTTTCCCTGCCATTAATGGATAACAGCTTTAGAGAACGCTTTGCTAAAAATGCGGAACACGCATTTAGCACGCGCCTTAATCGCTTAACTAAATCAGGTCTTAATTTAATATCATTCAATGCAGCAACACCGCTTGAGCTGCAATTAGTGAGAAAATAA
- a CDS encoding DUF4381 domain-containing protein — translation MQTNPLDGLHDIIAPSQVNWWPLAPAWWVIIALLFLTLCTAIYIFYKKHKFKKPKRYAIALSQSEQNPQQLHIILKRLVLEYYDKRLAAQPTAKWCTTLNTLTGLNFTEQEILSLYNPNQKDTTLCEKFRQGIKQFKVKEPVHV, via the coding sequence ATGCAAACCAATCCACTCGATGGACTGCACGACATAATAGCGCCAAGCCAAGTAAATTGGTGGCCACTCGCCCCCGCTTGGTGGGTTATTATTGCACTGCTGTTTTTAACACTGTGCACAGCTATTTATATATTTTACAAAAAACATAAATTTAAAAAGCCTAAACGCTATGCAATAGCATTAAGCCAAAGTGAGCAAAACCCTCAGCAACTGCATATTATTTTAAAACGTTTAGTGCTTGAGTATTACGACAAGCGCCTTGCTGCGCAACCTACTGCAAAATGGTGCACCACGCTTAATACGCTTACCGGTTTAAACTTTACAGAACAAGAAATACTAAGCTTGTATAACCCCAACCAAAAAGATACAACACTGTGCGAAAAATTTCGCCAAGGTATTAAACAATTTAAAGTAAAGGAGCCAGTCCATGTTTGA
- a CDS encoding vWA domain-containing protein → MFEFSWPWLFLLLPLPLLLLLLKPAASNANTRLRIPSFAKHNLTSQSIEPQSRRLNPLEWIIWLLLVTAAANPTWLDEPISLPNEGRDIMLAVDLSGSMTEQDMAYNGQYVDRLTMVKAVLSDFIEQRQGDRLGLILFGDTAFLQTPLTRDVKTVSKMLSEAQIGLVGRATAIGDALGLSVKRFANKDKSNRIVVLLTDGQNTAGNLNPEDALLLAREEGIKVYTIGVGSDNPRGFSLFNMGGSGGSNLDESLLKKIAEQTGGLYFRAKDVAGLQQIYAELDKLEPISADEQTFRPQSSLFYYPLLIAILLISLKVILSTLRALKEPN, encoded by the coding sequence ATGTTTGAATTTAGCTGGCCATGGTTATTTTTATTACTCCCCTTGCCTTTGTTACTTTTACTATTAAAACCCGCTGCGAGTAACGCTAATACGCGTTTACGTATACCCAGTTTTGCAAAGCATAATTTAACCAGCCAAAGTATTGAGCCACAGTCGCGACGTTTAAATCCCCTCGAATGGATAATTTGGTTATTGCTTGTGACGGCTGCCGCCAATCCAACATGGTTAGATGAGCCAATTTCATTACCAAATGAAGGCCGCGATATAATGCTAGCGGTTGATTTATCAGGCTCTATGACCGAACAAGACATGGCTTACAATGGCCAATATGTTGACCGCCTTACTATGGTAAAAGCCGTACTCAGTGATTTTATAGAGCAGCGTCAAGGAGATAGGCTTGGGCTGATATTATTTGGCGATACCGCGTTTTTACAAACCCCGCTCACCCGCGACGTTAAAACAGTAAGTAAAATGCTCAGTGAAGCGCAAATTGGTTTAGTCGGGCGCGCCACAGCTATTGGTGATGCATTGGGTCTTTCGGTAAAACGTTTTGCCAATAAAGATAAAAGCAATCGTATTGTGGTGCTATTAACCGACGGACAAAACACCGCAGGTAACCTAAACCCCGAAGATGCCTTACTGCTAGCTCGCGAAGAAGGGATTAAAGTGTACACCATTGGCGTTGGCTCAGATAATCCGCGCGGCTTTAGCTTATTTAATATGGGTGGCTCTGGTGGCAGTAATTTAGATGAAAGCTTACTTAAAAAAATTGCCGAGCAAACTGGCGGATTATACTTTAGAGCGAAAGATGTAGCAGGCCTTCAACAAATTTACGCAGAGCTTGATAAGCTTGAACCTATTAGCGCGGATGAACAAACATTTCGCCCACAAAGCTCATTATTTTACTACCCGTTACTTATCGCTATTTTACTGATTAGCTTAAAAGTAATACTTAGTACACTGCGTGCATTGAAGGAGCCAAACTGA
- a CDS encoding VWA domain-containing protein codes for MDFEFIRPALLWLLIPAVALFFVALIKHKKTTSEQLIAPHLAQFIMSEANTKASQPLWLVALFCSLGILFSAGPSFEKKQVPVFQSKSARVIVMDMSYSMYSTDILPNRLMQSRFKALDMIELFKEGDTALVAYAGTAYTISPLTNDAATLSNLIPSLSPEIMPDKGSNVLAGLDMAKELLTQAGYIDGDIILVTDGIDQQEQSDVSSFTSNTQYRLNIYGVGTAQGAPIKLPEGGFLKDRYGQIVVPTLNANQLKNLASSSGGKFASYQPSNNDISTFAPNAQSELLKDEKQSHALWRIDAGIYGLLLLLPFGLYLFRRAALLGAFLAFGFLPQQNAYAVELPTLLKNADQRALQAYKNKEYEAATQAQSSELKGAALYQQGNFDAALNEFNSDKSATGLYNYGNALAKAGKLEDAIEAYKQAQALQDDFTQAADNQALVEQLLNQQEQQNQQDQQSDGDDSKDQDDSQKKDDQKQGQNSDESKQDQQQNGDKSDSEKGENESQSPSDEKSDKEPEQSKDQQGEQSDKQNEPDMQAQPQSEQGQNKDAEQPKKDEQQQNKPKAMSEQPATDEQKQNAQQEAMQAQASELTNEEKEKAQQINQLLRKVPDDPAILLRNKMQLEAQKRQYKRRPTGVEKSW; via the coding sequence ATGGATTTTGAATTTATTCGCCCCGCTCTTCTATGGTTACTCATACCTGCTGTGGCATTATTTTTTGTTGCCTTAATTAAGCATAAAAAAACCACCAGTGAGCAGCTAATTGCACCGCATTTAGCACAATTTATAATGAGCGAAGCAAACACTAAAGCCAGCCAGCCACTTTGGCTTGTTGCATTATTTTGCAGCCTTGGCATTTTATTTAGTGCTGGACCTAGTTTTGAGAAAAAACAAGTTCCTGTATTTCAAAGTAAAAGTGCCCGTGTAATTGTTATGGACATGTCGTACTCGATGTACAGCACCGATATTTTACCAAATCGGTTAATGCAATCACGCTTTAAAGCGCTTGATATGATTGAACTATTCAAAGAAGGTGATACCGCGCTTGTCGCTTACGCAGGAACGGCCTATACAATATCGCCACTGACAAACGACGCTGCAACACTCAGCAACTTAATTCCAAGCTTAAGCCCTGAAATAATGCCTGACAAAGGCTCAAACGTTTTAGCCGGTCTTGATATGGCCAAAGAGCTATTAACGCAAGCGGGCTATATTGATGGCGACATTATTTTAGTGACTGACGGTATTGACCAACAAGAACAAAGCGACGTAAGTAGCTTTACCAGTAACACCCAATATAGATTAAATATATATGGCGTAGGGACCGCTCAAGGCGCTCCAATTAAGTTACCTGAAGGTGGTTTTTTGAAAGACAGATACGGCCAAATTGTAGTACCTACACTCAATGCCAACCAGCTTAAAAATTTAGCATCGAGCAGTGGTGGTAAATTTGCTAGTTACCAACCTAGTAATAACGACATAAGTACGTTTGCCCCAAATGCACAGAGTGAATTATTGAAAGACGAAAAACAAAGCCATGCGCTTTGGCGAATAGATGCAGGTATATACGGACTCTTGTTATTACTGCCATTTGGCTTGTATTTATTTAGACGCGCCGCCTTGTTAGGCGCATTTTTAGCTTTTGGCTTTTTACCGCAGCAAAATGCATATGCCGTAGAGCTCCCTACTCTTTTGAAAAATGCAGATCAACGTGCATTGCAGGCGTATAAAAATAAAGAATACGAGGCAGCAACACAGGCTCAATCGAGTGAGCTAAAAGGCGCTGCGCTTTATCAGCAAGGTAATTTTGATGCTGCACTTAATGAATTTAATAGTGATAAGTCGGCTACCGGTTTATACAACTACGGTAATGCCCTTGCCAAAGCTGGCAAGCTTGAGGACGCTATTGAAGCTTATAAACAAGCCCAAGCCTTACAAGATGACTTTACGCAAGCAGCCGATAACCAAGCCTTGGTTGAGCAATTACTAAATCAACAAGAGCAACAAAACCAGCAAGATCAGCAAAGCGACGGCGACGACTCTAAAGACCAAGATGATAGCCAGAAAAAAGATGATCAAAAGCAAGGACAAAATTCTGATGAGTCAAAGCAGGATCAGCAACAAAATGGTGATAAAAGCGACTCTGAAAAAGGCGAAAACGAAAGTCAGAGCCCGAGCGATGAAAAATCGGATAAAGAGCCTGAACAATCAAAAGATCAACAAGGCGAGCAATCAGACAAACAAAATGAACCTGATATGCAAGCCCAGCCACAAAGTGAACAAGGGCAAAATAAAGACGCTGAGCAACCCAAAAAAGACGAGCAGCAACAAAATAAGCCAAAGGCAATGAGTGAGCAACCTGCCACTGATGAGCAAAAACAAAATGCGCAGCAAGAGGCTATGCAAGCTCAAGCCAGTGAGCTCACTAATGAAGAAAAAGAAAAAGCCCAACAGATTAATCAATTACTTAGAAAAGTACCGGATGATCCGGCTATTTTATTACGGAATAAAATGCAATTAGAAGCCCAAAAAAGACAATATAAACGTCGCCCTACAGGAGTCGAAAAATCATGGTAA